The Dethiosulfovibrio peptidovorans DSM 11002 genome has a window encoding:
- a CDS encoding acyl-CoA reductase yields MESMRHFLFGEWRELPPDLPLDEARSVFESSAMAERLKKFSSISVDDVISLLDRVGTRLTSPGPYRDRIMDAMPDVTGFSPSMVEIGLDVLKGLLSRGSLEERLACLGDRRVLDCWTESGGSPIRAVPLGCICHIAAGNIFLGSIDSLVMGMITKNLNVLKISRQDPIFPFIFLEALLEEDRGGKISSSIAITSWSHSNEGIMDLVGRRFDGILLFGGEEAVRSYRSMASPGNEVLAFGPKISWALIREGLSEEELDEAIKGFAMDVSLWEQRACTSCQNIFVEGRDLVDRVAEKLHEELSSLEESIPQDRLSIDDAVDILREREQAFWDQVHGNKKLFQGLGHTVVLGQGARLLPSPLNRTVFVSAIRNIGELAKGDILDMGYYMSTVGLAVPDVLMDETIETLQKLGVRRFCLPGTMGLGADGKASHDGIHIALSLVRLINREDISRDGLGLNWVSKDRRTELLLGRLNRVLSEAMKAPFYREKYRDLSLPLKNLSAFAELPCMEKSDLEKNSYPSKDMLTDPDLGGYVFSSGGTSGHPRSLRWTSSEFRKSAEVLGRGFRTLGIGRDDVVANLMVAGPLYTGFLAVNGGLEETGCTVLSMTANQSPKDTVDLLVELSPTVVMAMTSALVELAEEALNRGGIHLDRIFYTGETMGKSSIALLEKAFSPNRVGSLSYGAVEIGPLAFQCPHCRHDEFHVDESWVYVEIDDDGELYATTLERTLQPIIRYRLGDRAEWIGEACDCGRKAPRFRLMGRSDDSVRLLYNDLYLKDLDDTVSLFSGLSPIYQVVVEDGSKGPDVSIAVEGDACSIEEEFLRVLKKKSSQFDHLSDFGCPVKLSVVPRGTIERLGRTGKVRRIVDRRIR; encoded by the coding sequence TTCGGAGAGTGGCGGGAACTCCCGCCCGATCTGCCTCTCGACGAGGCCCGCAGCGTCTTTGAAAGTAGTGCTATGGCGGAGCGGCTGAAAAAATTCTCCTCCATATCGGTGGATGATGTCATATCCCTTCTGGATAGAGTGGGAACCAGGCTTACATCCCCTGGACCGTACAGGGATAGGATTATGGATGCTATGCCGGACGTTACGGGGTTTTCACCTTCCATGGTCGAGATAGGGTTAGATGTCCTGAAAGGGCTGCTTTCCCGGGGGTCACTGGAGGAGCGCCTGGCCTGCCTAGGGGATCGTAGGGTTCTGGATTGTTGGACCGAGAGCGGAGGCAGCCCCATAAGGGCTGTCCCTCTTGGGTGCATATGCCATATAGCGGCGGGCAACATCTTCCTTGGATCGATCGATTCTCTCGTGATGGGTATGATAACCAAGAATTTGAATGTTCTCAAGATCTCCAGACAGGATCCGATATTCCCTTTTATATTCCTCGAAGCCCTGCTTGAGGAGGACCGTGGGGGAAAGATCTCATCTTCTATAGCCATTACCTCTTGGAGTCATTCCAACGAGGGAATAATGGACCTTGTAGGTAGGAGGTTTGACGGGATACTGCTCTTTGGAGGAGAGGAGGCCGTCCGTTCCTACAGATCCATGGCGTCTCCGGGAAATGAGGTGCTGGCGTTCGGGCCCAAGATCAGCTGGGCACTGATACGGGAGGGTCTTTCCGAAGAGGAGCTGGACGAGGCGATCAAAGGGTTCGCCATGGACGTATCTCTATGGGAGCAGAGGGCCTGCACCAGCTGCCAGAATATCTTCGTAGAGGGACGCGACCTGGTCGACAGAGTCGCCGAAAAACTTCATGAGGAGCTGTCCTCTCTGGAGGAGTCGATCCCGCAGGATAGGCTTTCTATAGACGATGCCGTGGATATACTCAGGGAGAGAGAACAGGCTTTTTGGGATCAAGTTCACGGTAACAAGAAGCTCTTTCAGGGATTGGGACATACCGTTGTGTTAGGTCAGGGCGCTAGGCTTTTGCCGTCTCCTTTAAATCGGACCGTTTTCGTCTCTGCCATAAGGAACATCGGTGAGCTGGCGAAGGGAGATATCCTCGATATGGGGTATTACATGTCGACCGTAGGTTTGGCCGTTCCTGATGTTCTCATGGACGAGACGATAGAGACCCTTCAAAAGCTTGGAGTTCGGCGCTTCTGTCTTCCTGGGACTATGGGGTTGGGTGCCGACGGAAAAGCATCTCACGATGGCATTCATATAGCACTCAGTTTGGTGCGGCTTATAAACAGGGAGGATATCTCGAGAGATGGATTGGGGCTCAACTGGGTTTCTAAAGACAGACGAACAGAGTTGCTCCTGGGAAGGCTCAATCGGGTTCTCTCCGAGGCCATGAAGGCACCTTTCTATAGGGAAAAATACAGGGATCTGTCTCTTCCTCTGAAAAACCTTTCAGCCTTTGCCGAGCTTCCCTGCATGGAAAAGAGTGACCTGGAGAAAAATTCTTATCCCTCCAAAGATATGTTGACCGATCCAGATTTGGGAGGATACGTTTTCTCCTCTGGTGGAACCTCCGGTCATCCCAGATCGCTTCGCTGGACTTCGTCGGAGTTCCGAAAATCAGCGGAGGTGCTGGGAAGGGGATTTAGGACTCTCGGAATAGGTCGGGACGATGTGGTGGCGAACTTGATGGTGGCCGGTCCCCTCTATACAGGATTTTTGGCGGTCAACGGAGGGCTGGAGGAAACGGGATGTACGGTGTTGTCTATGACGGCCAACCAGTCTCCGAAGGATACGGTCGATCTTCTGGTCGAACTGTCTCCTACGGTCGTGATGGCCATGACGAGCGCTCTGGTGGAGCTTGCCGAGGAGGCTTTGAATAGGGGAGGGATCCATCTGGATCGAATCTTCTACACGGGAGAGACCATGGGCAAGTCGTCCATAGCCTTGCTGGAAAAGGCCTTTTCTCCCAATCGTGTAGGTTCTCTGTCCTATGGGGCGGTGGAGATAGGTCCCTTGGCGTTTCAATGTCCTCATTGCAGACATGATGAATTCCACGTGGACGAGTCTTGGGTTTACGTCGAGATAGATGACGATGGCGAGCTCTACGCTACCACCCTGGAGAGGACCCTTCAGCCGATAATAAGATATAGATTGGGCGACAGAGCGGAGTGGATAGGCGAGGCCTGCGATTGCGGCAGAAAAGCCCCCCGTTTCAGGCTTATGGGCAGATCTGACGACTCGGTTCGTCTGCTCTACAACGATCTTTACCTTAAGGATCTGGATGACACTGTATCGCTTTTCTCCGGGCTTTCTCCGATCTATCAGGTCGTGGTGGAGGATGGTTCGAAGGGACCGGACGTCTCTATAGCGGTAGAAGGAGACGCTTGTTCGATCGAAGAGGAGTTTCTCCGGGTTCTTAAGAAAAAATCGTCTCAGTTCGACCATCTCTCCGATTTCGGATGTCCGGTCAAGCTGTCGGTGGTACCCAGAGGTACGATAGAGAGGCTTGGAAGGACGGGGAAGGTTCGCCGCATAGTGGATCGGAGGATCCGTTGA
- a CDS encoding HDOD domain-containing protein, protein MTLLRVDKLKEGMVVKVDVVAPSGRLLLPVGTNLEDKHVRLLKSWGVVEVEIEGEPQPESLPKLPPMPKEAMTKGASYLDHLYSLCGRGSPVLREMFRISTVRIMALIAEKGISVVPDISHMDDLDDPSRIKSLDLSISQLLGKQNKLFSFSETYRQIVEVLRSPRSSSAHIAQVVEKDTSLSAKLLRIVNSAYYGFPSKIGSIQRAVTVLGGRELTTLAIGVTAIRYFSGLSQNVIDMDRFWRNSVACGVFARLLAGEKHLLSDSHFFLSGLLRDIGLLLLLGECPDFMGKLLDRASSRKMSLPVCEREAFGFSHSFLGAALLSEWQVPPYLISTIKYKDNPLASDDVSESSILHVADVLSFAMGYGWSPIIPIPSLDQDAWDHLELSHNVLDTLTARANRQISEIVGSFID, encoded by the coding sequence ATGACTTTACTGCGGGTGGATAAACTCAAGGAAGGTATGGTCGTAAAGGTAGATGTCGTGGCTCCCTCCGGAAGGCTGCTACTGCCGGTCGGCACGAATCTTGAGGATAAACACGTCCGATTGCTTAAAAGCTGGGGAGTAGTGGAGGTCGAGATAGAAGGTGAGCCCCAGCCGGAGAGTTTGCCCAAATTGCCTCCTATGCCCAAAGAGGCCATGACCAAAGGCGCGAGCTATCTGGATCATCTATATTCTCTCTGTGGTAGAGGATCGCCGGTGTTAAGGGAGATGTTCCGTATCTCCACTGTGAGGATAATGGCTCTGATAGCCGAAAAGGGTATCTCGGTGGTCCCTGATATATCTCATATGGACGATCTGGACGATCCCTCTCGTATCAAGTCGCTCGATTTATCTATCTCTCAATTGTTAGGAAAACAAAACAAGCTTTTTTCTTTTTCCGAGACTTACCGTCAAATCGTCGAGGTCCTTAGGTCTCCCAGGAGTTCCTCAGCTCATATAGCTCAAGTCGTGGAGAAGGACACCAGCCTGTCCGCCAAGCTCCTCAGAATAGTTAACAGTGCTTATTACGGTTTCCCCTCAAAGATAGGATCTATCCAAAGGGCGGTTACCGTGCTTGGAGGTAGGGAGCTTACCACCTTGGCGATCGGAGTGACGGCCATACGCTATTTCTCTGGATTATCTCAAAATGTCATAGATATGGACCGTTTCTGGCGTAATTCCGTGGCCTGCGGTGTATTTGCCAGACTTCTGGCCGGAGAGAAGCATCTCCTATCGGACAGCCATTTTTTTCTGTCAGGGCTGCTCCGCGACATTGGCCTGCTTCTACTGCTGGGGGAGTGTCCGGATTTCATGGGGAAGCTCTTGGATAGAGCGAGCTCCAGGAAAATGTCTCTGCCGGTGTGCGAGAGAGAGGCATTCGGATTCTCTCATTCCTTTTTGGGAGCCGCCTTGCTTTCGGAGTGGCAGGTTCCACCCTATCTCATAAGTACCATAAAGTATAAAGATAATCCCTTGGCCTCCGACGATGTGTCGGAATCGTCTATTTTGCACGTTGCCGATGTGTTGTCCTTTGCGATGGGTTATGGTTGGAGTCCTATAATTCCGATTCCATCGCTGGATCAGGACGCCTGGGATCACCTTGAGCTGTCTCATAACGTCTTGGATACCCTTACTGCCAGGGCCAACAGACAGATAAGCGAGATCGTAGGAAGCTTCATAGACTGA
- a CDS encoding MFS transporter, which yields MNFKALTGHPLVRFGDFRRFFLARFVSSIGDKFFAIALSWWAVNDAGPNGPMHLGFLMGITLLPAVVLGPISGTLADRYSRKTCMIVADCARLAVMSVMTGLLIIGEMSLLLMYLSVLTLSSFMPLFEASANGCLEALTDEESLAAAAAVNSSVVELSNVLGAALGGVALATLGTAGAFGVDGGTFLLSLLFIVMIGNPLRPERLPVSSIEGGMKELLLWLRSNGDVLGYLCLFGGLNFFAAPLMVSVPMMVKYGFDGPVSWVAFLEGSLALGSVVVAMSVSFLSPGSVSRRVFWGILTTGLAMAAFASSSGFAGGVPSVFVAGGGLALVNAAAMGYFQRRVPDSMRGRFFAVLTAVAYSVMPAALVVNGVVCQIWPVRAVLAADGAIVALMGALVWRVPGAISGRN from the coding sequence GTGAATTTTAAGGCATTGACAGGGCACCCTCTGGTCAGATTCGGGGATTTTAGGCGGTTCTTCCTGGCTCGCTTCGTGTCCTCCATAGGGGATAAGTTTTTCGCTATAGCTCTGTCTTGGTGGGCCGTCAACGACGCGGGCCCTAATGGGCCGATGCACCTCGGGTTTCTCATGGGCATAACCTTATTACCTGCGGTGGTGTTGGGGCCGATATCCGGGACCTTGGCGGATCGATACAGCCGTAAGACCTGTATGATCGTGGCCGATTGTGCCAGATTGGCTGTTATGTCGGTCATGACGGGGTTGTTGATAATCGGGGAGATGTCTTTGCTCTTGATGTACCTCTCGGTGTTGACCCTTTCATCCTTTATGCCTCTCTTCGAGGCATCTGCCAACGGATGTCTCGAGGCCTTGACCGACGAAGAGAGCCTGGCTGCTGCCGCGGCGGTGAACTCATCCGTTGTCGAGCTGTCGAACGTCCTAGGTGCGGCCTTAGGCGGAGTGGCCCTGGCTACTTTGGGCACCGCCGGAGCGTTCGGCGTGGATGGGGGGACGTTTCTTCTCTCTTTATTGTTCATCGTGATGATAGGGAATCCACTTCGTCCCGAAAGGTTGCCGGTCTCCTCTATAGAGGGCGGTATGAAAGAGCTTTTACTGTGGCTGCGAAGCAACGGCGACGTTTTAGGGTATCTCTGTCTTTTCGGAGGTCTCAACTTTTTTGCCGCTCCGCTGATGGTGTCGGTCCCTATGATGGTCAAATACGGTTTCGATGGCCCTGTCTCCTGGGTGGCCTTTCTCGAGGGGAGCCTCGCCCTTGGATCGGTGGTGGTGGCGATGTCAGTGAGCTTCCTTTCTCCCGGGTCGGTATCTCGAAGGGTTTTCTGGGGTATCCTTACGACCGGTCTCGCGATGGCCGCTTTCGCCTCGTCTTCCGGTTTTGCCGGAGGAGTCCCGTCGGTGTTCGTCGCCGGGGGAGGTCTGGCTTTGGTAAACGCCGCTGCTATGGGATATTTTCAGAGAAGGGTTCCCGACTCTATGAGGGGACGTTTTTTTGCCGTTCTCACCGCCGTCGCCTATTCGGTTATGCCCGCCGCCCTTGTGGTGAACGGCGTGGTATGTCAGATATGGCCTGTAAGGGCGGTTCTCGCGGCTGATGGAGCGATAGTTGCCTTGATGGGAGCTTTGGTATGGCGGGTTCCGGGGGCAATATCCGGTAGAAACTGA